In the Microtus ochrogaster isolate Prairie Vole_2 chromosome 21, MicOch1.0, whole genome shotgun sequence genome, TGCGCATCTTCCCTTGCTGTGTGTcctggttctttttctctttcttgaccCTTCTCTTTACTCAAATGTAAtcagggtgtctttctcctccttgGGCTGTCTTATTCCCCTCTGGCTTGACTCTTTTGTCTCAGGCTCTCTGTTTCTAAGAGATGCCAAAGATGTCCCCCACTCCCAGTGGCTTCAATCCCCAAACCAAGCCCTCCTTTTCAACAGGTGaaattgagttccaggaatgACTCCCACTGGGAGGGATTGCAGTCAGCTCTCTGCCCAGCTCCTAACCTGAACATCATGCCCCTCCATCAGTCCAACTTGAGTCCTGAAAGCAGGCAGGGGAGAAGCAGCATGCAGCCACCAGGAGAGACATGTATTCTGAGTGCAGTGGATAAAGGGGAGCTGAAGAAAAAACACTGACACCTAATTGTCTtataagacagaaaaggaggcaTTAACTACAGCAGACAAGCaagaaaaatcattgaaaaatagACTAGAGAAGAAGTAACCTCAATACGAGGATTTTTGTGTTCGCTCAGACTTGCATTTTaaagatggttttgttttataaaggagATTTTCTATTATTAGAATTTCCTATTACCAGGAAGTGCCATGCTATGCTGTGAACTTGTGACACATCCTTGCTGCTACATTCTACTTTTTCTCCATGAATGTGGCCATGAAAGACTGCTGCAGCAGGGACCCCAAATCCTTGAGTTTTGAGAGAGCtctttatagtttatattttagtcaaatgagacttttttttccttggAGCATTGAGTTCCTCTGGTAAAAAACTGAATCCTTTGAACTTTCCAGGGAACTTAAGGATCACTCCCAAGCGATGCTCCAGTGTCTGCCTTTCGCCCACATTATAAGCAATGATTTTTcatcttcccatttctttttttttttttttttttggtttttcgagacagggtttctctgtggttttggagcctgtcNNNNNNNNNNNNNNNNNNNNNNNNNNNNNNNNNNNNNNNNNNNNNNNNNNNNNNNNNNNNNNNNNNNNNNNNNNNNNNNNNNNNNNNNNNNNNNNNNNNNttttttggtttttcgagacagggtttctctgtggttttggagcctgtcctggaactagctctgtagaccaggctggcctcgaactcacagagatcctcctgcctctgcctcccaagtgctgggattaaaggcatgtgccaccatcgcccggctttcccatttctttttttaaaaattaatatatttttattttatgtgcactggtgttttgcctacatgtatgtctgtgtgaagctgCCAGATtacagtggtatattatttgtgttttaataaataaagcttgcctgaagatcagagggcaaagcagctacactagtcagccatacaggccaggcagtggtggcacacacatttaatcccaggactcaggagacagaggcagacagatttctgtgagttcaaggctaccctgcgCTACACTAGAtagatccagaaacagatccaggtggtggtggttcacatctttaatcccagtgtttgggagtcacacacttttCATTCctgcactaaggaagcagagacaggagtgacatgtctgtggggagagaggaatataaaggggaagagacaggaactcagtggagtgtggaatCTGAGGATTCACGAAGACAGGATCTCGCCCCTTCgttctgaagatttggtagaggtaaaaggtctctctagtggttggctgctttcttttctgatcttcaggttgaaccccaatatctgtctctgggttttattattcatgctacaccagattccctggaactggacttaagacagttgtgatctgccatgtgggtgctaggaattgaacctggatcctctggaaggacagcagtgctctgtcctctgagccatcctccagcacttcctcttcccatttctgagcctctctatccattttccttgttttaaacCAAAAGGACACCAAGGTCCCTCACAACAGAGTTACCGTATCTCCAAGCATGTAGACCCAGCTAGGTAAGTTGTTGGATACCTCGATCCCTGAGCTCCACCCTAAggtttttgtgtttgagacagctTCACCTTCAAGGATAGTTTAATAAAATTCACATGTGCATCTTCcaaacacacttccttcagtgaaAGTAAGTCACATGCCCACTCTTGTGCCGGTGATAGTGCTGGCTGGTTATATCCATGGTCCGAGCTGGCCCCTCCCAGCAGAGTCAGGAAATTTATTAAAGtaattcaaaagataaaattttccaAAGCTGTGCTGTCTCTAGGTAGCCTCTGTGAACAACTTGTCCTTTCTAGAGTCCAAATCTCTTGACAAAAAATCACTTTCAGGATGCTTGAGAATCATTTGCGGCTAATGCCAGGTAGGTTTGAACTCTATACATTTTACACGGCCATCAAATGTCTATATTTGATTAACAATCTTAAATGACTGTGTGCTCGTTATCAGTTGGCATGAGAACTCCGAGTCCCAGCTTTCAATTAGTGGTCAGGCAAGTGTCAGCTTTAGATATTAAGGTGAGAGTACTGTAGCTGTGTGGCTCTTGTGTGGAAGGAAATGCATGGTTATTCCCTCATCCTTGGCTAAGTGAGGGTTTGGTACCAGTCATCTGCACCATGTCCCCTGTGGCCCTGTCAGCGTGCAGGCATTCACAAGATGCTCAGCTAAGCTTCCCCAGAGGCTGTGCAACACAGCCACTCTACGTGGCCCTACTGAGAAGTAGTTTTCAACTTCATGGTGACAATTAATGGCTGAATAGAAGACAGTCTTTTTAAGATTGAGTCCACAGAACATCACTTAAAGTTCAACTCTTAAGAAGGAGCatctaaagaaggaaaagagaaatatccCGCTACTAAGCCTATAAACCCAAAGCAATGTCTCCCTATAAACAAAGGTTAAGGTTAAAACAACAGAACCCACTCCATTGAATCTCTTAGCCCTCTCCCCCGACCCTGAAACCTGTGGTGGTTGTACTAGTGTTTTATGATAGCCAAAGCCCCAAagcataagttgcttttggtataAATGCTGGAAGGTATCTCTTGTTACTTGAGGGACTATGAAGGATTTAGGCTTCCACATGTAAAATGATCGTGGCCTCTTTTGCAGGCTTTATCAGCTGACCTTCCAGGGTATCCCTTTCACAGGTCAGCTGGCTCGCCAGAGTAATTAAATTAAAGAGAATGGCGCCCGTGCTCTTGGCTGAGTTTGGGTGGAGTTTTATTCAGAGCACATGAATGACAGGGATAATGTTTTCTGTGCCACATTCCATAGGGACCTGTCTCACCAATGCACTCAAGCCCTGCTGCCGGCCTTTAAAGGGACAGTGTATTCCTCCAGCTTCTAAAGACAGCCCTTTCTTTCTGTAACTCTGCAGTACCTTCTCACTGGCTTTCTAGGTCAAGACAGACCCCTTGCTGTCTGTGGGCAACATCTCCGGGGCTGAGTGGCAGCTCATGTTCcacttttctttttgccttcatCTGCTCTGTATGGAAACCATGACAGCCTCTTTCATGCACCTCTCCTTCTAAAGCTTCCTAAGCTCCCTAATGCCCGTGTGGATGTGCCTATGGATTAAATGGTAGGCAAAACGTATCAATGGTATTTTATTAGTTCTATTCCAGGTAAACACATTTAACCAGATTGCAAATGGCAGTATCGTTAAAGTCAGTCGGAAAATCCCCCCAGATAGAATGTCTGTGGCTTGGTGCAGTAGTTGGTCTCGACGGCCTCGTGTGTACAGTCACTGTAGTCAGTGTTACACTTGCCGCACCGGCAGCTTATGGCAACAGGGTAGGAGAAATAAGGAGCAACATGGCGTGGGCATCCTGGTATCTCCACAGTTCTGTAGATGAAGTCTCTGTATGTGCAAACATCCTGGGAGAGCGCGTATTTGGAAAGCAACAGCTTGCCGTTGATATCCTATGGAAAGTAAAGGGATCATAATGTGTAAATTTCACACTGCTCTAAATAGTGCAATAGAAAGACCATAATTTACTGACATCCCTTTATTTCAGTGATGACCTATAGAGGACTCTTGAACTCTGTTACTCAATACTAGCTTAACACATCTGCACTTAACCCCCCAGagaccccaccccccaaaagacACCTTCTTCTCATTTACCTTTGATCATGAGAACAAAATGAGGTTTAAATAAATTGGGGGTAGACTATTGCAaatgtatctttatttctttttccaaacaGAGACACATTGTTATAATTCTGAAAACAATGCTCTTGGCTTCCCAAAGAGACAGTACCATTGGTTTTGGAAAATCATGCTATGATTTATCTCACTTACTTTCTAAATATTAACAGATCACTTTCGGCCTATATAATTTGTAGCTAAAAGAAGTACAGTGAACAACATACCCTTGTCATACAATACCCGGCACAGATGGTGGTGTTGATGGCCAGGCAATAGGCGCACTCTCTCCTATCCACGTACATTGTATATTCAGTTGGAATACAAAAAGATGCTGCTTGCCCAAATGCAAGAGCAAGAAGCACGGAAAGCAGGACGATAGCACTCATGCTGAATCAAAGATAAAAACCACAGAACTCATTACATGTATCCTTTCTGTACATTCAGAGACATGTTTGTGGAAAgcttatgcatatatataaacacacagccAATAATAGGGACAGCTAAAATACACTGAATAGTTACTTAGCTCTGAGCCCTACATAAGGTGTTTTTACATATCCAATCTTCTCAGACCTTCTCACATATACTCAGATGCAGCTATGGACCTGCACACTCATAGTACAGAAGCTCACCCCCTTGGGAAGTGACATGCAAGCTTGCAATATCACAACAGAAAACTGACAGCTTTTGGTAAACTAAGTGTGATATAATTCATTCAATGGAGCTGTAATAAAAATGCCTGTCATTATAAgaattaatcaataaatattcTTTCGGACTGGACTTTTCCAGAATTATAAGTATCTAAAAATGTTGGTTCAACAACTTAAAAAATTCATATAATTAGAGatggaaagaaaccaagaaaaataaccaaactTTGGTACCCCCCCCCCAGTGTTTGTAATCTTGCCTATAATTCTACTACTGCTAGTCAAGGAAGCTGGAGAAGGTCCTGAAAAATGCAGGTAAAATTATGACTAGTGTGAAGTAATAACACCAGCTAGAAGGCCCTTCTGAATCCTGAAGGTATTCTTTTAGAgttgaaaaaaattcaagttgaaataaaagatattttacatAGAAGTTGCAGAGTGCTCATTATTTAAAGGAATACAGAGAGCTGAAAATACTAGTTTGACACATTTAGACTAGTCCAGTCAAGAAAACAGATCCATCTTTACAGTCGTGACTGTATAGGAGGCAGCAAGGGGGCCACCGAGCAGAACATGCGTCTGGCCAGCCTGTCTAACAGAGAAGCTATCAGTATCAGCTGAGCTTGTAATGATCTGGGAAATGCTATGGCTTATAATTATTTTGATTCTGTTACTGAAAGAGGATAATCAAATTTCAGACTTTTAGATGTAGGTTGATCACCTCTAAGATaaagactttttatttccttttactcaTATTGTTCAGCTAACTAGGTATGTTTGGATGTTTTTCCTTCTCAACTATcattgttggtgtgtgtgtgtgtgtgtgtgtgtgtgtgtgtgtgtgtgtgtgtgtgtattcctcaCTGAAGCAATTCTATTAAATTATTATTCACTGACTGCCAAGATGGCTCgggggtaaaagcatttgctgctcaaGCCCAGTACCATGAGCTCAggccccagaacacacatggcgGATGCAGAGAACAGTCTCCTTCCCAGaagttgtcctgacctccaccagcaccaccaccccaCAATAAACagctataaaaaattaaaagaaaattattcactACACAATTTATTCAATCATCATAAATATATCAAGATTTTCTCAAATCTGTCAATTGTGTCAACAACAATTGGAAGCTGCATACTTTAAAATCTCTACTTACTGAAACCTTGTAAGTCAGTCTCAGGTAACCAGAATTTTGTCTTCAGTAAATGtataagacaaaaataagtatTACAAAAGTTCCTAAGGATTAATTCTAAATGTCAACTCCTACAGCCATTTCAACAACCTCTTATTCCTAGCATAGGCATTGCTGAAATTGGATAAACACACATGTACTGAGCACCTGGACTATGCACTGAGACATGTACTAACATAGTCCTTGACCCAAAACACCAATAGTTCAAGAGGAACCAAGTAtgacacaaatttaaaatatagtttgttcTAAGTTCTCTAAGAAAGTCCAAGCTATGACTCGATTGCCCTCCATTTATTATGTTTGCTACTCGTGTAGATGGATGAGTAATGAAAAAGTGCTCGGTGGTAAACTGTTCAGCAAGGCATTACACATGTGAGCGTcccttgcagcattttttaaatgtttgcattAGGAAGTAAAACATACGAATTCCTGGTTTTGTTATTTGAGGCATTCCGACGTAGGACCCAAGCCTCACACATACTGAACCTCATATTTGCTCTACAGTTAAGATTCTACCCCAGCTGAAGCCATAAGAATTCCTTTCTCAGGAATTATGACTTTTGCCAGgtgtttcataaaaatataagttCCCTATATAGTATTCAGTTAGTTTATTATATTAGTGACACAGATCAAGAGGATTCTCCAAAGGATCTTAAAAATAGCAACCAGGTAAGTGTGATGGAATACTCTCCCTTCCTGTCCATATAGCCGTGGCCATCTTCACAGTTCTCCAATGGCTTCTAGCTCTGCAGTTCTACATGGAACAGCATGTCAGTAACCTATAATCTGAATATTGGCTCAGAACCTAAGGAGCAGAAATTTCCCATGGTCTATAAGAAACTGATGAAAACATTTAATCTCATTTATTCACCTGCTAGATAAAAACAGAGGAACACACGTGACCCTTTAAAAATTGTAAGATAGGGCTgcaaaaatggctcagtggctaagatcaAGTACGTCTCTTGTAAAGGACCTGAGCACAACTCTCACACCCAGATCAGATAACTCACAACcccttgtaactccagcttcaggggatcgaTGTCTCTGGTCTACACAGGCACCCTCATAtacagtacacacatgcacacataattttaaaaagctcttcTAAAATAGTGACACTTTTAAGACTCCCTTTTGggtttcttggttttatttttttggggttGTTGggggattgtttgtttttggttttttggttttggttaatttttgagatagggtttctctgtgtagtcctggctgtcctggaactcactctgtagaccaggctggtctaaaacttggagatccatctgcctctgcctcccgagtgttgggattaaaggcgtgcaccaccactgcccagcaagactCCCTATTATAAATATAGAAGTTTAACATAACAAAAGCAAAGCATAAAAAAGGACTGGATCACCAGTCATGGTGCTCATAAAATGCCGCAAAGATAAAGAATGTGAATGATTctgtatcttttcttctttattataaATTGTAAAACTTTATTCACTTAACTTTCCTGTACCTCaatttccttgtctataaaaGAAACGTTAAACATCAAAAAGCTACCGGGAAAATCTTCACAGCACGAATAATCTGTGATTCTGTGTTAAATTAGAATTAGTAATCTACAATGCtgctgtcataaaaataaaataatgcatgaGACTCCTATATAAGAAAAtttccttagctacatagcactGTGTAAACCAGTGCTAATACCTTCCTTTTCTCAGCACTTTCCCTGTGTTCATTCCCTTAACCTTTTCTCCgtattttccttctgcttttattaTTCGCATTATGAaacacatttctctctgctctgctaaTATCTATTACCTCTCTTTTCTACTTGAAGTCATTACTTACTGTACAATGAAAAGAATCAATTTTTCTACTTCTGATCAACCCCAGCATTTCACTAAAGCAGAGTacttttccagaaagaaaactgtattAGATTAATAAGGTGTATGTATTGTATACTAGCCAAGAGAGATTCGCTATTAAATAGCTAAAAAGATCTTATTACATGGAGTGTCCCTGATGGCAGTGAAAACACTGTTACCCATGCACACTCCAAAGTGAATCAACTCTAAAACTCTCCCCAAACACATTTTCATCAAAATGGCCATTAGTAATTGTGAGGATTAAATGCACAGGTTATTCTAGTGCTAAACACATTGAGGTCGGCCTGTAAGCAGGAGAAGTTCTTGCACCCTGTTCACTCTCCACCAGCAGACTGGCGGGCTGCGTGCATCCTCAGTCAGCGCGGGCTCACTCCCCTTCACCCACCCCTGCATCATCTGGAACAATAACTAAAAACTGTAGAGCCTATCAGTTCTGTCTCAACGTttgcagtttttaaagaaatgctacactgttaaaataaaatgaagtgataATAAAAGCATCTCGTTTGCAGGGCCTGCTCAGGGTAGACACCTACCTTTCTTTGCATTGGCGAGTGGATGCTGTGATGGCCCAGACTCTGTTCATTTTATACCCTTCAGGATAAGTCCCCTCTGATCTTCTTGTTTATATAACTGCATTTGGATTGCTGCTTCGTTATCTGAAAATCATCTATTGAAAATTCATACTGAACCCCAAATAAAACTTGTTTATACAAACAGGCTCATAATATCCTCCCCCGGAAACTCTGACATTATTATAGCATgcatcttcctctctcttatttcaaatatattctttattaatatttgttaatgttaattattgatattaatatctgttaatattaataaatattagacCATAGAATTAGGAGAAATGGTGAAAAACTCCTGAGAATGCAAATTTATCTAGGGCTTAAGGGCTCTAAATGTCACCTATTCATGTAGAGATATATACATGAAATTATTCATCTATAAAGCAAAGGCAACTTCTTTCTGGAAATCTAGGTCAATTGACCCATGTatgacaacaaaaatattttagttcaaaatgttttgttttgttttttttctggacttTACAGGATGTTAATATAACTTACAATGTGAAAGGTTTCTTTGAGTAACATAGCTAAATCTGGCAGGATGTCAAACTGACCTGAGATCAAATTCTGGTGTGGTCATTAGCTAGCAATGTCATTGCATTCATGAGTTGTGCTTATTCCGGGTTCCTCGCCTTTCAAAAGGTACattggtgtgtgcctgtaatcctaaaaCTCAGGAAGCGAGGGATGGAGACTTCAAGGCCTGACTGAATGGAATACATAGCATCATCACgtctcagaaaataattaatatcaCTGTTTACATAAGTGGCAAATAGCAGGAACTCCATAAGAAATAGTTAACttataataacacaaaaatatttgtttgataAATATTTAGCCAATATAGTCATTGAATGTGCAAATGGTAGGTCAAGTGTGAGGTTATTACTCAACATTTTGAACTAATCTATACTTTTCTCAATCTCTATACCTATGTATTAATTTTACTCATTTAATCCACTTTTTCCACACTGTAACTAAAGTATCATGCCCCAAACTTACGCTTGGCATTTCCAAATGgtcctcaggaaagaaaaaaaaaatgtccaggcTTAGTATCTCTTTTAAAGCCCCTCATGGTCTATTCTGGCTCTCTGATTTTATGTTCACCATCTCCTGATCCTCAAGCCacagcctttctctgcttcctgtgactTTAGGCAAGCTGAGCTGAGTTTTTCAAGTTAgttctatttccctttccattGGGAATATTCTGTTCCCTCTGCTGGAACACCTGCCCAGGACTTCATCCCATGTCCCATCTCAGATAACTCCTGTTCATCTCTCATGGCTCATCTGAGAAACACCACTCTTGCAAACCCTTCTCTAATTCTCCACGGCTTTTCTAATGATTAGGGGTTTTAAGGGAATTAAATATATAGAACCCCTGGCATATGGTAGATACTGAATACAATCCTAGATGTTCTTAGGGGATATTGAAAATCCCATTTGTCTTCCCTTACTTTAACCTTTATTATTAATGTAAGTGATGGACAAAATATGATTTCTGGCATAAGTGAATCTCCTCAAAGGATGATGGCAAAGTCAAGGGAGAGTTAAGGAAAAACTTTAGGGAAAATACATTTAACAGAGTTAACTGAACAAAGAAAGACTTGCAAATCAGACAGggctctgaaaagaaacagaagaactcAAAACACAAGTCAGGCAGCATCTGtggacagaaagcagagggaggcacAGAAATAGTCTGACTGGATGCTGTTCAGAGTGGCTTACAGGAGTATGTTCTGACCAGTTGACTGCTCATGATGGAGAAGGCTTGATTTCTATGATTGACTATATTGAACAACTATATA is a window encoding:
- the Tshb gene encoding thyrotropin subunit beta, translating into MSAIVLLSVLLALAFGQAASFCIPTEYTMYVDRRECAYCLAINTTICAGYCMTRDINGKLLLSKYALSQDVCTYRDFIYRTVEIPGCPRHVAPYFSYPVAISCRCGKCNTDYSDCTHEAVETNYCTKPQTFYLGGFSD